The nucleotide window CATTGACAACCCGCCTCTTTCCGGAGTAGACTATTTCATCATGATGGCTATACGACTTCTCCCCCTATCCCTTCGACTTTGCAGCTCTTTTTTAACCGGAGCTGTTGCAGGGGAGGTCTTTAGGCCGCTCGCATGAGATAACCCGCAACACCGCGTGGAATTTAAGGCCACGGGCTTCGGTCCGTGGCCTTTTTTATTTTCTTTATTTTATTAAAGGAGGAAACCCATGAAACCCGAGGCGGTTCGCAAGTACAGAGCATACGAGGGAGTTGAGCTTTCGGAGAGGACCTGGCCCGGCCGCACGATCGAGGCCGCGCCCCGCTGGTGCAGCGTCGATCTGAGGGACGGCAACCAGGCCCTTATCGATCCCATGTCTTTGAAGGAGAAAGGCGAGATCTTTACCCTCCTCGTGGCCATGGGATTCAAGGAGATCGAAGTCGGCTTTCCCTCCGCGTCGCAGACGGAGTTCGATTTCCTGCGCCTCCTCATCGAGGAGGGTCTCATTCCGGACGACGTGACCGTCCAGGTCCTGACCCAGGCAAGGAGACACCTGATCGACAAGACCTTCGACGCGATCAGGGGCGCGAAACGGGCCATCGTCCACCTCTACAATTCCACATCCGAGCTGCAGCGCCGCGTGGTGTTCAAGAAGGAGAAGGCGGGGATCATACGCCTTGCCGTGGACGGGGCACGGATGATCCGGGAGGAGGCGGAAAAATTCGAAGGGGGCGAGATCGTCTACCAGTATAGCCCCGAAAGCTTTACGGGCACGGAGCTCGATTTTTCACTCGCCATATGCGAGGCGGTGGCCGGGGTGTGGGCGCCGACCGGGCAGCGGCCCATGATCGTCAACCTGCCCGCAACCGTGGAGATGTCGACCCCCAACGTCTATGCGGACCGGATCGAATGGTTCTCGACCCACGTGAGCGGGAGGGAGGGGATTATTCTCTCCGTCCATCCCCACAATGACCGGGGCACCGCGGTGGCCGCGGCGGAGCTGGCCCTCATGGCGGGCGCGGAGCGGATCGAGGGGACCCTCTTCGGCAACGGCGAGCGTACCGGCAACGTGGACATCGTGACCCTTGCCCTCAACATGGCCTCCCAGGGGGTGGACCCCTGTCTCGACCTCTCCGATATGAACAGGATCATCGAGACCTGTGAGAGATGCACGAGGATCCCCGTCCACATCCGTCACCCCTATGCAGGCAGCCTCGTCTACACTGCCTTCTCCGGTTCCCACCAGGACGCCATTCACAAGGGGATGAAAATATATGAAGAGACGAAGCCCCCCTACTGGGAGGTACCCTACCTCCCCATCGATCCTACCGACCTGGGCAGGACCTATGAGTCGATCATCAGGATCAACAGCCAGTCCGGGAAGGGCGGCATCGCCCATGTGCTGGAAAAGGAGTACGGTCTGATTCTGCCCAGGGCCATGCACCCCGAATTTGCCGCGGTGATTCAGGAATTGACGGATCGGGAAGGCACCGAGATATCCCCCGGGCGGATCATGAAGGCATTCGAGGAGGAATATTTGGACCAAGAGGGCGCAATCAGCCTTACGAGCTGCAGGGTGGCCGACGGGGGAGGCGAGAATGCCACGGTTGAGGCCGTCCTCGCGCTCCACGGGACGGAAAGGCAGGTCCGGGGCGAGGGAAACGGCCCCATCGACGCCTTTGCGGCGGCCCTCAAAAAGATCGGCATCGAATTCAGGGTGACCGGCTATCACGAGCATGCCCTGTCCGAGGGCTCCGACTCGATTGCCGCGGCATATGTGTGCGTGGAAGAGCCGTCGGGACAAAGCCGCTGGGGCGCGGGGCAAGACCGCAATATCCATCTCGCCTCATACAAGGCGATTTTGAGTGCCCTCGGAAGGTCGACGAAGAGGGCTTAAATTATCTGCCTTCGAATTTCGGCGGTCTTTTTTCGAGAAAGGCCCTGGCCGCCTCCTGGTGGTCCTCCGTCTCCGACAGGAGCGATTCCTGGGAAGAGATATAATCCAGGTGGGCCCTGAGCGTACTCGTCTGCCCCTGGTAGACGGCCCGTTTCATCATCCGTACCGCAAGGGGCGGCTTGGCTGCGATGGTGCGGGCGAGGGTCAGGGTCTCTTCCATCAGTTTCTCGTGGGGCGCCACGCGGCTGACGATGCCCAGGCTGAGGGCCTGCTCGGGCTTGAGCACTTCTCCCGTCCAGAGGAGCTCAAGGGCCCGGGACGTGCCCACCAGGCGGGGAAGGTAAAAGGCCCCCCCGTCGCCGGGGACGAGGCCCATATTGATATAGGATTCGGCGAGGCGGGCCTTGTCGGAGCAGACCCTGAGGTCGCACATGAGCGCCATGTCGAGGCCCGCGCCCATGGCCGCGCCATTAATGGCGGCAATAACCGGCTTATCGAGATCCTCGAGAATGAGCGCGATCCGGTGCACCCCCTCCCAGAGGAACCGCTTCATATCCCATGACTTGAGCCTTCCCTCCGCCATGTCCCTGATATCGCCGCCTGAGCAGAAGGTCTCCCCCTTGCCGGTCACCACGATGACCCGGACCGACTCGTCCGCCCCCGCCTTCAGAAGAAATTCCCTCCAAAGGGCGATCATCTCCGGGCTGAATGCATTCTTCGCCTCCGGCCGGTTCAGGGTAATAGTAGCGATCCGGTCATGCGCCTCATACAGCACGTG belongs to Syntrophorhabdaceae bacterium and includes:
- a CDS encoding enoyl-CoA hydratase-related protein gives rise to the protein MGEAHVLYEAHDRIATITLNRPEAKNAFSPEMIALWREFLLKAGADESVRVIVVTGKGETFCSGGDIRDMAEGRLKSWDMKRFLWEGVHRIALILEDLDKPVIAAINGAAMGAGLDMALMCDLRVCSDKARLAESYINMGLVPGDGGAFYLPRLVGTSRALELLWTGEVLKPEQALSLGIVSRVAPHEKLMEETLTLARTIAAKPPLAVRMMKRAVYQGQTSTLRAHLDYISSQESLLSETEDHQEAARAFLEKRPPKFEGR
- the leuA gene encoding 2-isopropylmalate synthase; this encodes MKPEAVRKYRAYEGVELSERTWPGRTIEAAPRWCSVDLRDGNQALIDPMSLKEKGEIFTLLVAMGFKEIEVGFPSASQTEFDFLRLLIEEGLIPDDVTVQVLTQARRHLIDKTFDAIRGAKRAIVHLYNSTSELQRRVVFKKEKAGIIRLAVDGARMIREEAEKFEGGEIVYQYSPESFTGTELDFSLAICEAVAGVWAPTGQRPMIVNLPATVEMSTPNVYADRIEWFSTHVSGREGIILSVHPHNDRGTAVAAAELALMAGAERIEGTLFGNGERTGNVDIVTLALNMASQGVDPCLDLSDMNRIIETCERCTRIPVHIRHPYAGSLVYTAFSGSHQDAIHKGMKIYEETKPPYWEVPYLPIDPTDLGRTYESIIRINSQSGKGGIAHVLEKEYGLILPRAMHPEFAAVIQELTDREGTEISPGRIMKAFEEEYLDQEGAISLTSCRVADGGGENATVEAVLALHGTERQVRGEGNGPIDAFAAALKKIGIEFRVTGYHEHALSEGSDSIAAAYVCVEEPSGQSRWGAGQDRNIHLASYKAILSALGRSTKRA